A genomic region of Candidatus Marimicrobium litorale contains the following coding sequences:
- a CDS encoding alpha-ketoglutarate-dependent dioxygenase AlkB family protein translates to MDDLFSNADGQKLHLPDADLVFWHDVLPDDHTSVLQRLIEETPWRQEHVTLWGKTYPQPRLVAWYADAGLSYSYSGVILEATPFTSALLEIKARVEALCCENFNSVLLNYYRDHRDSMGFHADDEPELGACPSIASLSLGAERTFVMKHRSREDVGDLRVRLTSGSLLLMRGETQSNWKHGIPKTTKPLGPRVNLTFRQIISPVKRGKKHDAN, encoded by the coding sequence ATGGATGACTTATTCAGTAACGCCGACGGCCAGAAGCTGCATTTGCCAGACGCGGATTTAGTTTTTTGGCACGATGTGCTGCCCGACGATCACACAAGTGTCTTGCAGCGACTTATTGAGGAGACTCCCTGGCGCCAAGAGCACGTTACCCTTTGGGGCAAGACCTATCCACAACCGCGCCTGGTCGCCTGGTACGCTGACGCAGGACTGAGTTATTCCTACTCAGGAGTGATATTGGAGGCTACGCCTTTCACCAGCGCTCTTCTTGAAATAAAGGCTCGCGTAGAAGCATTATGTTGTGAAAACTTCAATAGCGTCTTGCTAAACTATTACCGCGACCACCGCGATAGCATGGGGTTTCACGCTGACGACGAACCTGAGCTCGGCGCCTGCCCCAGTATAGCGTCCCTATCGCTCGGGGCGGAGCGGACGTTTGTAATGAAACACCGTAGCCGCGAGGATGTTGGTGATTTGCGGGTAAGGCTTACCTCTGGAAGTCTGCTGTTAATGCGAGGGGAAACCCAGTCAAATTGGAAACATGGTATTCCCAAGACAACCAAACCTTTGGGTCCCCGGGTTAACCTGACATTCAGGCAGATAATCTCGCCTGTAAAGAGAGGAAAAAAGCATGACGCGAATTAA
- a CDS encoding cupin domain-containing protein, whose amino-acid sequence MTRINIILLILLLSGSGIVLAIDGSDMIKATPVLKTQRTWIGQDIVYPEGQAEMSGVVIEMAPGGETGWHKHPVPSVGYVIEGQLEVHFKNGDVKKLNAGEAAAEAVDVWHNGVNVGEGPVKLVVFYVGTANSQLTEREDSE is encoded by the coding sequence ATGACGCGAATTAATATCATACTACTTATCTTACTGCTTAGCGGCTCGGGTATTGTGCTGGCGATTGACGGATCGGACATGATAAAAGCGACGCCCGTATTAAAGACCCAGCGGACCTGGATTGGACAAGATATTGTTTACCCCGAAGGTCAGGCGGAGATGTCAGGAGTCGTTATCGAAATGGCGCCCGGAGGTGAAACGGGCTGGCATAAACACCCGGTTCCGTCAGTGGGCTACGTGATCGAAGGGCAGCTTGAGGTTCATTTCAAGAATGGTGATGTGAAAAAACTCAATGCTGGCGAGGCCGCGGCAGAGGCAGTCGACGTTTGGCATAACGGCGTCAATGTCGGAGAGGGGCCTGTTAAGCTAGTAGTATTTTATGTGGGCACCGCCAATAGCCAGCTCACTGAGCGGGAGGATTCAGAATGA
- a CDS encoding YceI family protein, which translates to MTCMTLLRSFMLGICLQSIGALAWADWELDSTASVINFATIKNDSVGEINTIKSLEGSISVSGAAQITIHLASVETLIEIRNERIRSLLFETATFPVAQVDAQVDPALMADANGGEVHQLDLPVTLTLHGVQRDLTAPVSVLVENDGGLLVFTTHPVLVNAADFGLDSGIEALRNVAGLKSISNVIPVTLQFRFIRPR; encoded by the coding sequence ATGACATGCATGACACTTTTGCGAAGTTTTATGCTGGGCATCTGCCTGCAGTCGATCGGCGCGCTAGCGTGGGCCGATTGGGAGCTGGACAGTACAGCGTCGGTAATCAACTTCGCAACAATCAAAAACGATAGTGTAGGTGAGATAAATACTATCAAGTCACTGGAGGGTTCGATATCGGTGAGTGGCGCTGCACAGATTACGATACACCTGGCCAGCGTCGAGACTCTGATAGAAATTCGCAATGAGCGTATTCGATCTCTTTTGTTTGAGACTGCAACGTTTCCGGTGGCGCAGGTAGATGCCCAGGTCGATCCTGCATTGATGGCGGACGCCAACGGAGGAGAGGTTCACCAGCTAGATTTGCCGGTGACTCTGACACTGCATGGCGTTCAGCGAGACCTAACGGCGCCGGTGTCAGTATTGGTGGAGAATGATGGTGGCTTACTGGTTTTCACAACACACCCGGTGCTCGTCAATGCCGCCGATTTTGGTCTCGACAGCGGCATCGAAGCACTGCGAAATGTGGCAGGCCTGAAATCCATCAGTAATGTAATACCGGTGACGCTGCAGTTTAGATTTATACGGCCGCGCTAA
- a CDS encoding tetratricopeptide repeat protein: MYFSLLFLVTAFLFSGSAAAFVGSDACQSCHETEHALWLGSDHDLAMQLPTTDSVLGDFNNTSFTYNGITTRFFRDGDKYVVNTDSEDGKLKDFEVAYVFGHYPLQQYLLPLSRGRLQALSIAWDSRPAETGGQRWYHLYPDETIDYADPLHWTGPYQNWNTRCAECHSTDVHKNYRADSRSFDTRYEEINVGCEACHGPGEKHLSLVAGGKLNEAKNGGFPTALSQRGTWRLPDGASIAQRSSPIKGNSQIDSCGRCHSRRGTLGNYHYGAPLMDTHRPALPQWPLYHPDGQIRDEVYVYGSFIQSKMHQAGVVCSNCHEPHSQALRAPGNGVCAQCHLPSQYDTPAHHHHSENSTGALCVNCHMPETVYMGVDARRDHSMRIPRPDLSLVMDTPNACNQCHQDKDARWSLDALRQWGVTFSDTGRHPARAFARAIAGDTRVVPQLAQIAADPDAAPVWRGVAMEALGEAGGREALQSATQMLYDDDPLLRASTVRALEFLPVHQRYQLLQPLLDDDVKTVRMEVATSLASVPFDQISPEQVNALQTLFTEYTNTLAMDADMPGVQLQLGIFHVARGNEAEAEAAYREALYLNPQLIPAYLNLADLLRSRNKDNEARTLLRQALSIDLQNGPVLHSLGLLETRSGQPDLALDYLRQAAELETSGTRHRFVYAIALHDLGDPTQALEQLKSLLRSTPENVDVLLALANYSNEQELREEALAYARALTRIAPGNRNYQQLYKQLSGAALQSP; the protein is encoded by the coding sequence TTGTATTTTTCACTCCTCTTTCTCGTCACGGCGTTTCTATTTAGCGGCTCTGCCGCGGCATTTGTCGGCAGCGATGCCTGTCAGTCCTGTCATGAAACAGAACACGCCCTGTGGCTGGGGTCCGATCACGACCTTGCCATGCAGCTGCCCACCACGGATAGCGTGCTGGGTGATTTTAACAATACATCCTTTACCTACAACGGCATCACCACGCGATTTTTCCGTGACGGCGACAAATACGTGGTCAATACCGATAGCGAAGACGGCAAGCTCAAGGACTTCGAGGTGGCCTACGTGTTCGGTCACTATCCGTTGCAACAATACCTTCTGCCTCTGTCCCGCGGCCGTCTGCAGGCGCTGAGTATCGCCTGGGATTCACGCCCTGCAGAAACTGGTGGACAGCGCTGGTACCATCTCTATCCCGATGAGACCATCGATTACGCCGACCCGCTGCACTGGACAGGCCCTTACCAAAACTGGAACACACGCTGCGCAGAGTGTCACAGTACAGATGTACATAAAAACTACCGTGCTGATTCGCGCAGCTTTGATACCCGCTACGAGGAAATCAACGTCGGGTGCGAGGCCTGCCACGGCCCCGGCGAGAAACACTTGTCTCTGGTTGCCGGCGGAAAACTCAATGAGGCAAAAAATGGCGGCTTCCCCACGGCACTATCCCAGCGCGGGACCTGGCGCCTACCCGATGGCGCCAGCATCGCGCAGCGCAGCTCGCCCATCAAGGGCAACAGCCAAATAGACAGCTGCGGTCGCTGCCACTCACGGCGGGGCACGCTGGGAAATTATCATTATGGCGCGCCGTTAATGGACACTCACCGACCGGCGCTGCCGCAATGGCCTCTATACCATCCGGACGGACAGATCCGTGACGAGGTCTACGTCTATGGTTCATTTATACAAAGCAAGATGCATCAGGCAGGTGTCGTCTGCAGTAATTGCCATGAACCCCACAGCCAGGCACTGCGGGCGCCAGGAAATGGCGTATGCGCCCAGTGTCACCTACCTTCGCAATACGATACTCCCGCACACCACCACCACAGCGAGAACTCCACTGGGGCTCTGTGTGTGAATTGTCACATGCCGGAGACAGTGTATATGGGAGTTGACGCCCGGCGCGATCACAGTATGCGTATCCCACGGCCAGACCTGTCCCTTGTAATGGATACTCCCAATGCCTGTAACCAGTGCCATCAGGATAAGGATGCCCGCTGGTCCCTCGACGCACTGCGGCAATGGGGCGTGACATTCAGCGACACAGGCCGTCATCCTGCAAGGGCGTTTGCCCGGGCAATCGCGGGAGATACCCGGGTAGTACCGCAGCTTGCCCAGATTGCCGCGGATCCAGATGCGGCACCCGTCTGGCGCGGGGTTGCAATGGAAGCACTGGGAGAAGCAGGCGGACGGGAGGCATTGCAAAGCGCGACACAGATGCTCTATGACGACGATCCGCTACTGCGCGCCAGTACAGTGCGCGCACTGGAATTCCTGCCTGTACACCAGCGCTACCAGTTGTTACAGCCTTTGTTGGACGACGATGTAAAGACCGTGCGCATGGAGGTGGCAACCAGCCTTGCGAGCGTGCCATTCGACCAAATTTCTCCCGAGCAAGTCAACGCGCTGCAAACACTTTTCACGGAATATACGAACACTTTGGCTATGGACGCTGACATGCCCGGAGTGCAGCTACAACTCGGCATTTTCCATGTAGCCCGGGGTAACGAAGCAGAGGCGGAGGCAGCCTACCGCGAAGCACTGTACCTCAACCCGCAACTCATACCCGCCTATCTCAACCTGGCCGACCTGTTGCGCAGTCGTAATAAAGATAACGAAGCGCGCACTCTTTTGCGCCAGGCACTCTCCATCGATTTGCAAAATGGACCTGTGCTGCACTCACTGGGCCTGCTTGAAACGCGCAGCGGACAGCCAGACCTTGCGTTGGATTACTTACGCCAGGCGGCAGAACTCGAAACCAGCGGTACCCGGCATCGATTTGTCTACGCTATCGCGCTGCACGACCTGGGCGATCCGACGCAAGCCCTCGAGCAGCTTAAAAGCCTGCTCCGCAGTACACCTGAAAACGTGGACGTGTTGCTGGCCCTGGCTAATTACAGCAACGAGCAAGAGCTGCGTGAAGAGGCGCTGGCTTATGCGCGTGCACTCACCCGTATTGCACCGGGAAACCGCAACTACCAGCAATTATACAAACAGCTGTCCGGGGCCGCTCTACAGTCCCCCTAG
- a CDS encoding glutamine amidotransferase-related protein, with protein sequence MKLGILKADTVMPKLAADFGEYPDMFIALLTAQAPDLYCRVYDVERGEYPDELDEVDAYLITGSKASVYDKTPWILGLTSFVQEVHRQRKKLVGICFGHQLIAQALGGRVEKSPKGWGVGLHTHRFSSLPSWHDQGDSNLDILVSHQDQVVRPAAGAQVLASSEFCDNAVSQVGEHILTLQGHPEFTKDYARALMMERRNLLDDDVLQAGLATLAGEQQGPRVAAWIARFICERK encoded by the coding sequence TTGAAGCTGGGTATTTTAAAAGCGGATACGGTCATGCCAAAGCTGGCGGCGGATTTTGGTGAGTATCCGGATATGTTCATAGCGCTGCTGACAGCACAGGCCCCCGACCTGTACTGCAGGGTATACGATGTAGAGCGCGGTGAGTACCCGGATGAACTCGACGAGGTAGACGCTTACCTGATCACAGGGAGTAAAGCGAGCGTCTACGATAAGACACCCTGGATTCTAGGCCTGACAAGCTTTGTGCAGGAAGTGCACCGCCAGCGGAAGAAGCTGGTGGGCATCTGTTTTGGCCATCAACTGATCGCGCAGGCGTTGGGCGGGCGGGTCGAAAAATCACCCAAAGGATGGGGCGTCGGCCTGCATACCCACCGTTTTTCAAGTCTGCCCTCCTGGCATGATCAGGGCGACAGTAATCTCGATATTCTGGTGAGCCATCAGGATCAGGTGGTGCGCCCCGCAGCCGGTGCGCAGGTGCTGGCCTCCAGCGAGTTTTGTGACAACGCTGTGTCACAAGTTGGGGAGCATATTCTCACGCTGCAGGGTCACCCGGAGTTCACTAAAGATTATGCTCGCGCGTTGATGATGGAGCGCCGAAACCTTCTCGACGATGACGTATTGCAGGCCGGTCTGGCCACTTTGGCAGGAGAACAGCAGGGGCCTCGCGTGGCAGCTTGGATTGCGCGTTTTATTTGTGAGCGTAAATGA
- a CDS encoding class I adenylate-forming enzyme family protein, whose translation MSLQSIRKAALENPEHVAIVHNGLKINYGGFAAAISYAADFLRQQSLEKGDTVAVLCPLPDSWVTVLALQSLGVDTVCMLTPSYIKHLSLNDVRTIVVAHGYAGASILSEEIEDGCSVVEMPEADFSSTEHSSDMVWDETGGHIVFTSGTTGVYKKLYYKAELQQARLQERVEYGRVRPSGSCHCHSFGMWTSVGYKIPLAMWQAGACVYFDERDDWFRHFRDIPMSEAILIPDMIPQLLDYLQDKPTPDPLPDFKLHVTAGFLSRDLAEALLSKVTSRLIVAYGSTETNVAVLQSTVSDLDDMHWLAPTNFHSVEIVDESGEICPDGVEGELRVRLNSLDLQCYVDDEAASNKAFRHGCFYPGDMGVCRANGDIRVLGRSADVVSFGGKKLAVAPIELDLQRRLGVSSVCLFSGVSDEGEDEIVVVIESSAWPPKVQLATLSKELKEFSEVRFALLARFPRTTSGISKINRRELRKMVFAS comes from the coding sequence ATGAGTTTGCAGTCGATTCGAAAAGCGGCGCTGGAAAATCCGGAGCACGTTGCGATAGTCCATAACGGTTTGAAGATCAACTACGGGGGTTTTGCCGCGGCAATTAGTTATGCTGCAGATTTTCTGCGGCAACAATCATTAGAGAAGGGCGATACTGTTGCTGTCCTATGTCCACTGCCTGATAGTTGGGTCACAGTGCTTGCATTGCAATCGCTTGGGGTGGATACGGTTTGTATGCTCACGCCATCCTATATTAAGCACCTCTCCCTGAACGACGTCAGGACGATCGTTGTTGCACATGGATACGCGGGCGCCAGTATATTATCTGAAGAAATCGAAGACGGCTGCTCAGTGGTGGAAATGCCTGAGGCAGACTTTTCGTCTACCGAGCACTCTTCTGATATGGTCTGGGATGAGACAGGCGGACACATCGTGTTCACGTCTGGCACAACAGGTGTTTATAAAAAACTTTATTATAAGGCCGAACTACAGCAGGCACGTCTTCAGGAGCGTGTTGAATACGGGCGTGTGCGTCCTAGTGGAAGTTGCCACTGCCACAGTTTTGGTATGTGGACATCGGTGGGTTACAAGATTCCTTTGGCGATGTGGCAGGCCGGTGCCTGTGTTTACTTCGACGAACGCGATGACTGGTTTCGCCACTTTCGCGATATACCGATGTCGGAGGCTATATTAATACCGGATATGATCCCTCAACTGTTGGACTATTTGCAGGACAAGCCGACACCGGACCCGCTGCCAGATTTCAAACTTCACGTGACGGCGGGTTTTTTATCACGTGATCTTGCTGAGGCTTTGCTTAGCAAAGTGACCAGCAGACTCATTGTGGCCTATGGGTCGACCGAAACAAATGTAGCAGTGCTGCAGTCGACAGTCAGCGATCTTGATGACATGCACTGGTTGGCTCCGACGAATTTCCACAGTGTTGAGATCGTGGATGAAAGCGGTGAGATTTGTCCGGATGGTGTGGAGGGCGAGTTAAGAGTGCGTTTGAATTCACTCGATTTGCAATGTTATGTAGATGACGAGGCAGCATCTAACAAAGCCTTTCGTCACGGTTGCTTTTATCCTGGAGACATGGGCGTATGCCGAGCAAATGGAGATATCCGTGTTTTGGGGAGAAGCGCAGATGTTGTTAGTTTCGGAGGCAAGAAGCTCGCGGTGGCGCCTATCGAGCTCGACTTGCAGCGTAGGCTGGGCGTCAGCTCAGTATGTTTATTCTCAGGCGTCAGTGACGAGGGAGAGGACGAGATTGTCGTGGTGATCGAATCGTCTGCGTGGCCTCCGAAAGTTCAGTTAGCCACACTTTCAAAGGAACTCAAAGAGTTTAGCGAGGTCAGGTTTGCGCTACTAGCAAGGTTTCCTCGAACTACTTCAGGCATCAGCAAGATAAATCGACGGGAGCTGCGCAAGATGGTGTTTGCATCTTAG
- a CDS encoding VOC family protein, which yields MRFLHTMVRARDLEETLDFYCDKLGLVEVRRYDSEGGRFTLVFLAAPDDIGTAESDMSPLVEITWNWDSEDYDAGRNFGHLAYQVDNLYDTCRRLMEKGVVINRPPRDGHMAFVRSPDGISIELLQAGKPLEPQEPWNSMDNSGHW from the coding sequence GTGAGATTTCTGCATACGATGGTGCGCGCACGCGACCTGGAAGAGACGCTGGATTTTTATTGCGACAAACTGGGTCTGGTGGAGGTGCGTCGTTATGACAGTGAGGGGGGGCGATTTACTCTCGTGTTTCTTGCTGCCCCCGACGATATTGGGACCGCTGAGTCAGACATGAGCCCGCTGGTGGAGATCACCTGGAACTGGGATTCGGAAGACTACGATGCAGGCCGCAACTTTGGGCACCTGGCCTATCAGGTGGACAACCTCTATGACACCTGCCGGAGACTCATGGAAAAGGGTGTTGTCATAAATCGGCCTCCACGTGATGGCCACATGGCATTTGTGCGCAGTCCCGACGGTATTTCCATTGAGCTTCTACAAGCGGGAAAACCGCTTGAGCCTCAGGAACCATGGAACTCCATGGACAACAGTGGCCATTGGTGA
- a CDS encoding FAD-dependent oxidoreductase, which yields MSEQSKTNPCQARNARDIDQWDSDTDVAVVGFGGAGGCAAIEAADEGAKVTIFELASEGGGSTAMSSAEIYMGGNGGTRVQRACGFEDSTEAMFTYMMMSAGPQADEAKIRNYCEHSVEHFNWLVDHLGVPFKDSFHKERGIMCLTDDGLLYTGSEKAYPFSEHAKPAPRGHNLYVEGDNGGPMFMKIVTENVEKREQITINYETRVLCLVVDDDNAVVGLVIRQDQKEYTVRVHKGVILCAGGFVMNEDMLAKYAPKLLSGNNAIGNPGDTGTGIMMGMSVGAAAINMHEGFISIPYYPPATITSGILVNDKGQRFINEDVYHSRLGQAVLNEPGDRFYFILTVEQYGDYEKMNYMGAGIAGTGETPEELEGELGLRKGTLQNSIAIYNEDVANGDDTQFHKAAEWLQPLAPPLVALDVTPGRGVFVPMFTLGGLDTLPTGEVVNPQRDVITGLYAAGRTACGIVRRADGYSSGMSVGDATFSGRLAGRQAAAN from the coding sequence ATGTCCGAGCAAAGTAAAACCAATCCCTGCCAGGCGCGCAACGCCCGCGATATTGACCAGTGGGACAGTGACACCGATGTCGCCGTCGTCGGTTTCGGCGGCGCAGGCGGCTGCGCTGCCATAGAGGCAGCGGACGAAGGCGCCAAAGTGACGATCTTTGAGCTGGCCAGCGAGGGCGGCGGGTCAACCGCCATGTCATCAGCGGAAATCTACATGGGCGGTAACGGCGGCACTCGTGTGCAACGCGCTTGCGGCTTTGAGGACAGCACCGAGGCTATGTTCACTTACATGATGATGTCGGCCGGCCCCCAGGCAGATGAAGCCAAAATACGCAACTACTGCGAGCATAGCGTGGAGCATTTTAACTGGCTCGTAGACCATCTCGGTGTTCCGTTCAAAGACAGCTTTCACAAGGAGCGGGGCATCATGTGCCTGACGGACGACGGACTACTGTATACCGGCAGTGAGAAGGCCTACCCATTCTCGGAGCACGCCAAACCCGCACCACGCGGGCATAACCTGTATGTCGAGGGTGACAACGGCGGGCCTATGTTCATGAAGATCGTTACCGAGAACGTTGAGAAAAGAGAGCAGATCACGATTAACTACGAAACCCGAGTACTGTGTCTCGTTGTCGATGACGATAATGCGGTGGTTGGACTGGTGATTCGCCAGGACCAGAAAGAGTACACCGTGCGGGTACACAAGGGCGTTATCCTCTGTGCCGGTGGCTTTGTTATGAACGAGGACATGCTGGCAAAGTACGCGCCTAAACTGCTCAGTGGCAACAACGCCATCGGCAACCCAGGAGATACAGGCACCGGCATTATGATGGGTATGTCAGTAGGCGCTGCCGCTATCAATATGCACGAAGGCTTTATCAGTATTCCTTACTACCCACCCGCCACAATCACAAGCGGCATTCTTGTTAACGATAAAGGCCAACGGTTCATCAACGAGGATGTCTACCACTCTCGACTGGGGCAAGCTGTGCTGAACGAGCCCGGCGACCGCTTCTATTTTATTCTCACCGTAGAACAGTACGGTGACTACGAGAAAATGAACTACATGGGGGCGGGCATTGCCGGCACTGGAGAGACCCCGGAGGAGCTGGAGGGAGAGCTGGGACTGCGCAAGGGCACCCTGCAAAACTCGATTGCTATCTACAATGAAGATGTTGCCAATGGCGATGACACCCAATTCCACAAGGCCGCAGAATGGCTGCAACCTCTTGCGCCACCGCTGGTTGCACTGGACGTTACTCCTGGAAGAGGCGTATTCGTGCCCATGTTCACCCTCGGTGGCCTCGACACACTGCCCACTGGCGAAGTCGTAAATCCGCAACGCGATGTCATCACGGGTCTTTACGCTGCCGGCCGCACTGCCTGTGGCATTGTCCGACGTGCAGACGGTTATTCCAGCGGCATGTCTGTCGGCGATGCAACGTTCTCAGGCCGTCTCGCAGGAAGGCAGGCGGCGGCAAATTGA
- the rdgC gene encoding recombination-associated protein RdgC, translated as MWFKNIRAYRLTSPFDLSPEALGEKLTARPFLPCAKSQAVAMGWEPPLGEESGELVHAAAGRLLIKLKREEKLLPSTVVRELLEEKVAEIESGQARKVYRKERLSLKDEIIQDCLPRAFSRSTHIHAYIDVRENWMFIDSASASRSEELLNLFRECVGSFPVILPQVNHAPAAVMTAWLANRSLPDDFELGQEVELREPGEEGGVVRCRGVDLLSEEVETHLNAGKQVARLALEWDERVQLVLAEDLCLRRLKFAEELMKENEDIPEADTAARLDADFALLADAITGMQGRVVTLFGGEVE; from the coding sequence ATGTGGTTTAAGAATATTCGTGCCTACCGGCTTACCAGTCCCTTTGACCTCTCTCCGGAGGCGCTGGGTGAAAAGCTGACTGCCCGGCCATTTTTGCCCTGCGCGAAATCCCAGGCCGTGGCAATGGGCTGGGAGCCTCCGCTGGGTGAGGAATCAGGGGAATTGGTCCATGCCGCTGCCGGCCGCTTGCTGATCAAGCTGAAGCGGGAGGAAAAATTGCTGCCCTCCACGGTTGTGCGTGAGCTTTTGGAAGAAAAAGTGGCGGAAATCGAATCAGGGCAAGCCCGCAAGGTATACCGCAAGGAGCGACTCAGCCTGAAAGACGAGATCATTCAGGACTGCTTGCCTCGGGCATTTAGTCGCTCTACCCATATCCACGCATATATCGATGTGCGTGAGAACTGGATGTTTATCGACAGCGCCAGCGCCTCCCGGTCGGAAGAGTTGCTGAACCTGTTTCGCGAGTGCGTCGGCAGTTTCCCGGTTATTTTGCCACAAGTAAACCACGCGCCTGCCGCGGTAATGACTGCTTGGCTCGCCAATCGCAGTCTGCCTGACGATTTCGAGTTGGGTCAGGAGGTAGAGCTGAGAGAGCCTGGCGAGGAAGGGGGCGTAGTCCGTTGTCGCGGCGTTGATTTGTTGAGTGAAGAGGTGGAAACTCATCTCAATGCGGGCAAACAGGTTGCCCGGCTGGCGCTGGAGTGGGATGAACGAGTACAGTTGGTGTTGGCCGAGGATCTTTGCCTGCGTCGCCTCAAGTTCGCAGAGGAGTTGATGAAAGAGAACGAGGATATCCCCGAGGCGGACACCGCCGCGCGACTGGATGCAGACTTTGCATTGCTGGCGGATGCGATTACTGGAATGCAGGGGCGTGTTGTGACTTTATTCGGCGGTGAGGTGGAATAA
- the mnmH gene encoding tRNA 2-selenouridine(34) synthase MnmH, translating to MKGRPDTDDYRALFLGNVPMIDLRAPVEFEKGAFPASLSLPLMSDDERAQVGICYKQEGQQAAIELGHRLVSGDIRARRLAQWSEFACQHPAGYLYCWRGGLRSQTVQSWLKQEGIEYPLVKGGYKAMRRFLLEELERSIALADFVLISGKTGTGKTRVIERLTRAVDLEGLANHRGSSFGQLPTPQPAQIAFENSLSIVLMQLLARQQRTVFVEDEGRLIGRLYLPESLRKKMACAPMLLVEHSLEDRIDVVIEDYVVDLGRRYANIYGEPGAALHREKMQQDLTRIGKRLGGQRLQQVSELMDEAFRQQWRNADLDGHRFWIAVLLEQYYDPMYEYQFSRREGERLFLGDRDAVVARAKQAL from the coding sequence ATGAAAGGGCGCCCTGACACTGACGATTACAGAGCGCTTTTCCTCGGCAATGTTCCGATGATAGATTTGCGAGCGCCGGTAGAATTTGAGAAGGGCGCGTTTCCGGCCTCACTGAGCCTGCCATTAATGAGTGACGATGAACGAGCCCAGGTAGGGATTTGTTACAAACAGGAAGGTCAGCAGGCGGCTATCGAGTTGGGGCATCGCCTCGTGAGCGGCGACATCAGAGCGCGGCGGCTAGCCCAGTGGAGCGAGTTTGCCTGCCAGCATCCCGCAGGTTACCTGTATTGCTGGCGGGGCGGGTTGCGCTCCCAGACTGTGCAGTCCTGGCTGAAGCAAGAGGGCATCGAGTACCCGCTGGTCAAAGGTGGTTACAAGGCTATGCGGCGTTTCCTGCTGGAAGAACTGGAGCGTTCGATTGCACTGGCCGATTTCGTACTGATTAGTGGCAAGACCGGCACCGGCAAGACCCGTGTGATTGAGCGCCTTACCCGGGCCGTCGATCTTGAGGGCCTCGCCAATCATCGCGGCTCCAGTTTTGGTCAATTGCCCACACCGCAGCCCGCCCAGATCGCCTTTGAGAACAGCTTGAGCATCGTGTTGATGCAATTGCTGGCCCGGCAACAGCGAACCGTTTTTGTTGAAGACGAAGGGCGCCTTATTGGCCGTCTCTACCTGCCAGAGTCTCTGCGAAAAAAGATGGCCTGCGCACCCATGCTGCTGGTGGAACATAGCCTGGAAGACCGTATTGATGTTGTTATTGAGGATTACGTGGTTGATCTGGGCCGTCGCTATGCCAACATTTACGGGGAGCCCGGCGCGGCTCTCCATCGAGAGAAAATGCAGCAGGACCTTACCCGCATTGGCAAGCGTTTGGGCGGACAGCGACTGCAGCAAGTGAGTGAATTGATGGATGAGGCGTTCAGGCAGCAGTGGCGAAACGCTGATTTGGATGGGCACAGGTTCTGGATTGCGGTTTTACTGGAGCAATACTACGACCCGATGTACGAGTACCAGTTCTCTCGGCGTGAGGGCGAACGTTTATTTCTTGGTGACCGAGATGCGGTGGTCGCCAGGGCCAAGCAGGCTCTGTAG